One Rhizoctonia solani chromosome 3, complete sequence genomic region harbors:
- a CDS encoding Serine carboxypeptidase, giving the protein MATLSRYISSTGGTLKPATAAQSSTAEQRFQPPLSFSRDIPVGSELSRGPNVAAALKGTRSVGLPHVASSERKVSVGWSNTVTSHFHHIWLRDHCRCADCLHPVTKQRLVNTFEIPPDVQPTRVESRPSGLEVTWTESPRHVSTYPWEWLSRSSYDPPMRHSFALHNGSKTLWGSTIQQSPPTVSYEEVMRNDAGVYKWLQKIDEFGFCFVSGVPPNPKDTESLTRRIAFIHGGFWDFTSDLKHGDTAYTNLALGAHTDTTYLSDPCGLQLFHLLSHEGLGGQTLLVDGFYAAAKLREKYPSHYELLTEVKISAHAAGDADSLYIPDEPFSILKKGINGELTGIRYNNDDRSALKYIDPVLVDDWYDALRSWNRCLTSSDAEFWVQLTAGTAVVVDNHRVLHGRSAFTENFLPKVDGVTRCLAQLLNHLKNEGHEVIILGPEVNMLTYETYPIIGTVGIPLMLYPDLKLNFLRPKFLQSIQEFDPDVIHVVDPIWLGPQVLHALQSGWCGPRWASPNAPIVASFHTNLPTKVCLAVWAKVHGAYNVEVDSVYPFSMSVNRLPDVLDSGDADAQSAHKRCPALRGEWGIKNSPGRSDPWTNKNVYPLTPPPSPIPSENNGHAYRSEQCVILYAGRLSYEKNLHFLIESYGHLLDMLGGSTALPLFIFVGEGPARASLEDLCRCKGIPARFTGHLSGEQLTKCYASADIFAFPSYTETFGQVILEALASGLPVVGLDADGTRDLVQHERTGLLLQHRANRLDSSLTNWSDQFYPGTKKFQVLSRQYAALLHRLVCNATLRSVMGGCASASTPVGRSWSAAMECMVECYREAIVSSDPEDIDYYKGLALTAVAQHGEQSPLRLNPNFARPGLQSNLTAYGSNVQHLELSSLSAEDFSVLGHQAFPSHQVRVKRVKDFCDPTVRMYSGYLDVDYGAKHLFFYFFESRNDPDSDPVLMWINGGPGCSSSLGLFMELGPCSIRGPLQSGSNGTDWNPYSWNNKANLFFLDQKYSLGVGFSYADYGETVSTTEDAAKNVQAFVTIFFETFSKFKGREFHMSGESYGGRYLPVFASEIVDQNSRAEAGGFEPINLKSVLIGNGLTDFKTMWEGYYDIQCKNLSVVPFQDIKTCVTMKQQLHRCLKMYQKDCVEQTDPVACSLAAGFCNEALSLPYQATGRNPYDMTKPEELQSSLCYPITEHINTFLDRPETRKALGVHPSIGNYTGCSRDVGVRFSASLDHFHSNQWYVAGLLERGIKVLVYVGTYDWICNWVGNQKWVMALDWTGSAEFTAQKDRNWIVDSQVAGFTRSANGLTFATVDAAGHMVPYDKPKEALAMLSRWLEGKDL; this is encoded by the exons ATG GCAACTCTCTCTCGTTATATATCTAGTACTGGTGGTACGCTGAAACCTGCAACCGCTGCACAAAGTTCCACAGCGGAACAGCGCTTCCAACCGCCCCTATCTTTCTCTCGTGACATCCCCGTTGGCTCCGAACTTTCCCGCGGCCCAAACGTGGCGGCCGCCCTAAAAGGAACAAGATCAGTGGGACTTCCTCACGTGGCAAGTAGCGAACGGAAAGTATCGGTTGGTTGGAGCAACACAGTGACTTCGCATTT TCACCATATCTGGTTGCGCGATCATTGTCGGTGTGCTGATTGTCTGCACCCTGTCACTAAACAGCGTCTTGTGAATACATTCGAG ATTCCTCCGGATGTTCAACCAACGAGAGTCGAAAGCCGGCCCAGCGGGCTAGAGGTAACTT GGACGGAATCCCCTCGGCATGTTTCAACTTATCCTTGGGAATGGCTCTCCCGAAGCTCATATGATCCTCCTATGAGGCATTCATTCGCCCTTCACAATGGCAG CAAGACTCTTTGGGGGTCTACTATACAGCAATCTCCTCCGACGGTATCATACGAAGAAGTCATGAGAAACGACGCGGGGGTATACAAATGGCTTCAAAAGATT GACGAGTTTGGGTTTTGCTTCGTTTCGGGAGTTCCACCCAACCCCAAAGATACAGAAAGCCTGACACGGCGCATCGCGTTCATTC ATGGAGGCTTCTGGGATTTTACCTCTGACCTGAAACATGGGGACACAGCATATACCAACCTGGCTTTGGGGGCACATACAGATACAACCTATCTG TCCGATCCATGCGGGCTACAATTGTTCCATCTATTGTCTCATGAAGGACTTGGTGGTCAAACTTTGCTCGTTGATGGATTCTATGCAGCCGCAAAGCTCCGAGAGAAGTACCCCTCGCACTACGAGCTCCTAACCGAAGTAAAAATCAGCGCCCATGCAGCAGGAGACGCAGACTCCTTGTACATTCCCGACGAACCCTTCTCAATCCTCAAGAAAGGCATAAACGGAGAACTCACGGGAATACGTTACAACAATGATGACAGGAGTGCACTCAAGTACATTGACCCCGTGTTGGTAGATGACTG GTACGATGCGTTGCGCTCGTGGAATCGTTGCTTGACTAGCTCGGATGCCGAGTTTTGGGTACAGCTGACGGCGGGAACCGCTGTGGTTGTGGACAATCATCGGGTGCTGCACGGGCGCTCAGCATTTACAG AGAACTTTCTTCCCAAGGTCGACGGGGTGACAAGGTGCCTGGCCCAGTTATTGAATCATCTCAAGAATGAGGGGCATGAAGTTATAATCTTGGGTCCTGAAGTAAATATG CTCACATATGAGACATATCCCATAATTGGGACCGTTGGCATTCCTTTGATGCTTTACCCAGACTTGAAACTCAATTTCTTGCGACCAAAGTTCCTCCAATCAATCCAAGAATTT GATCCCGACGTAATCCATGTTGTGGATCCTATCTGGCTAGGGCCTCAGGTTCTTCATGCTTTGCAGAGTGGTTGGTGTGGTCCTCGATGGGCATCACCAAACGCTCCCATAGTAGCAAGCTTTCATACTAACCTCCCGAC GAAGGTATGCCTCGCTGTTTGGGCTAAAGTTCATGGAGCCTATaatgtggaggtggattcGGTATATCCATTCTCGATGTCGGTTAACCGCTTGCCCGACGTTCTCGACAGCGGCGACGCTGATGCACAAAG TGCCCATAAACGCTGCCCTGCGCTGAGGGGTGAATGGGGAATCAAGAACTCCCCTGGGCGGTCCGATCCGTGGACTAACAAGAATGTATACCCACTAACACCACCTCCTTCGCCCATTCCTTCTGAAAATAACGGCCATGCTTACCGGAGTGAGCAGTGCGTTATACTATATGCGGGTCGACT ATCCTATGAAAAAAATCTCCATTTTCTAATCGAGTCTTACGGACATCTCCTGGATATGCTTGGAGGGTCGACAGCGTTGCCGCTATTTATATTCGTTGGAGAGGGGCCAGCAAGGGCATCTCTGGAAGACTTGTGTCGTTGCAAAGGGATACCAGCGCGTTTTACTGGACATTTGTCCGGTGAACAACTGACCAAATGTTATGCCAGCGCCGATATTTTTGC ATTTCCATCTTATACCGAAACTTTTGGGCAGGTTATACTGGAAGCCCTAGCTTCTGGGTTACCCGTGGTTGGGCTCGATGCTGATGGTACTCGCGACCTTGTACAACATGAACGCACGGGGCTGCTGCTCCAACACAGAGCCAATCGTTTGGATTCCAGCCTGACTAACTGGAGCGACCAATTTTATCCCGGAACAAAGAAGTTCCAGGTGTTATCGAGACAGTATGCGGCACTGCTTCACCGGTTAGTGTGCAATGCGACCCTACGGAGTGTAATGGGAGGATGTGCATCAGCTTCTACGCCCGTCGGCAGGTCATGGAGCGCTGCTATGGAATGCATGGTCGAATGCTATAGAGAAGCGATCGTGAGCAGTGATCCAGAAGACATTGATTACTATAAAG GCCTTGCCCTGACCGCAGTGGCACAACATGGGGAGCAATCACCTTTGCGGCTTAACCCCAATTTTGCTCGTCCTGGGTTACAATCGAATCTAACAGCCTATGGTTCAAATGTTCAACACCTTGAACTCTCGTCCCTCTCAGCCGAAGACTTTAGTGTACTCGGCCATCAGGCCTTCCCTTCTCACCAGGTTAGAGTCAAGCGCGTGAAGGACTTTTGTGATCCAACCGTAAG GATGTACTCGGGTTATCTCGATGTCGATTACGGCGCAAAACATTTGTTTTTCTATTTCTTTGAGAGTAGAAATGACCCAGACTCAGATCCTGTTCTTATGTG GATCAATGGTGGTCCAGGATGCTCCTCATCTTTGGGGCTATTTATGGAACTCGGACCGTGTAGTATTCGTGGCCCTCTGCAATCCGGTTCTAATGGAACAGACTGGAATCCATATTCTTGGAACAACAAAGCCAATCTGTTTTTCCTAGATCAG AAATATAGCC TTGGTGTTGGATTTAGTTACGCAG ACTATGGTGAGACCGTTAGCACCACCGAAGATGCAGCAAAAAACGTCCAGGCATTCGTAACCATTTTCTTTGAGACTTTCTCGAAGTTCAAGGGG CGAGAGTTCCATATGTCTGGCGAGTCCTACGGG GGCCGATACTTGCCAGTATTTGCGTCTGAAATTGTCGACCAGAACTCGCGGGCTGAGGCTGGTGGTTTTGAACCAATTAACCTAAAGTCGGTTCTTATCGGGAACGGACTGACAGATTTTAAAAC CATGTGGGAAGGTTACTACGACATTCAATGCAAGAACTTGTCAGTTGTACCATTTCAGGATATTAAAACTTGTGTTACCATGAAACAACAA CTTCATCGCTGCCTGAAAATGTATCAGAAAGACTGTGTCGAGCAGACCGACCCTGTCGCATGTAGTCTAGCTGCTGGCTTTTGCAATGAAGCACTTTCGCTCCCCTATCAAGCAACTG GACGTAACCCATATGACATGACCAAG CCTGAGGAACTCCAGAGCTCCTTGTGTTATCCTATCACAGAACACATTAATACTTTCCTCGACCGGCCAGAAACTagaaaggcccttggcgTCCACCCTTCTATTGGTAACTATACCGGGTGCTCCCGCGACGTTGGAGTGCGCTTCTCCGCATCGCTCGATCATTTCCACTCGAATCAGTGGTATGTTGCCGGCCTGCTCGAGCGCGGTATCAAAGTACTTGTTTATGTAGGAACGTATGATTGGATTTGCAACTGG GTTGGCAACCAAAAATGGGTCATGGCCCTCGACTGGACTGGCAGTGCTGAATTCACAGCACAAAAGGACCGCAACTGGATTGTTGACAGTCAGGTCGCCGGGTTCACTCGCTCTGCGAATGGACTTACGTTTGCTACCGTTGATGCTGCGGGACATATG GTCCCGTACGACAAACCCAAAGAAGCTCTTGCTATGCTTAGTCGCTGGCTCGAAGGGAAGGATTTGTAG
- a CDS encoding pre-mRNA-splicing factor SYF1 produces MDSLDALRSVLPLTVPIPSPVNNTSLLTPKDIAREEDLLRNPGSLQAWWTAIQIAKEQAIASQKTQALGNPLLGPLANPTARSNLQRLTYLFESALVHFPRSYKLWKAYLSMRTYYVLGKATKQKRSGARKKYATMQEMIEEDEFDAESWEGGLNGVVGWEEWKALVGVYERALMWLPTMPRLWLNYLTIFNHPCLPPGFSKTHVRRTYDRALRTLPPSLHNRIWPRYLIWAERTGGPTTVAVFRRYIAVDPSMTEHYTKLLIEMKRPLEAAKLLLGLARKAARGEYESPEGKSPYQLLGEWLDVVEAWAEDVGLDPDEIKPAEEPSKKEEEKVEPVSSTGTLIRLAGPMIPADGSGKPAETRLYDPDEDPTNTQKLDIEKIIHKDGLEMYKDQAGRLWTGLATYWIKRGEFDRATETFEKGMASVLTIRDFTQIFDAYAEFCETLISALMDELASPEDDEDTAETEAELDTRMRAFEKLMDRRPFLVNDVLLRRNPNDIQEWEKRVALWGADDEKVAETYTTALKTINPKKTTANAHQLYVNFAKFYESGGVEGQNPKDLESARRVLEKATKVEFKHVDELAEVWIEWSDMEIRNENFDEAIRVMQRATAIPKNVKINYHDQSLPVQARLFKSLKLWSCYVDLEEAIGTVESTKAVYDKMLELKIANAQVIVNYASFLEDNNYFEDSFKVYERGVELFTFPIAFELWNIYLAKFIKRYGGSKLERARDLFEQALEKCPEKHCKPLFLMYAQLEEEYGLAKRAMDIYDRATRVVLDQDKFDMFTIYIAKASSLYGLPATRPIYERALQVLPNKQTAELCLRFAQLERKLGEIDRARAIYAHASQFCDPRTSTEFWKAWNTFEIETGSEDTFREMLRIKRSVQAQYNTEVSFLAAQAQGAKKAALEKELATAKTDAMAQVEAKTAPSFVAGKKDVPANGQENGEGNADEIQIDDEEF; encoded by the exons ATGGACTCGCTCGATGCGCTGCGTTCTGTTCTCCCGTTGACGGTTCCGATACCGTCGCCGGTGAATAACACATCGCTACTTACTCCCAAAGACATTGCACGTGAAGAGGATTTGTTGCGTAATCCTGGATCGTTGCAAGCATGGTGGACCGCAATCCAAATAGCCAAAGAACAGGCGATCGCGTCCCAAAAAACTCAGGCACTGGGAAACCCCCTGCTGGGTCCACTGGCCAATCCAACGGCACGGAGCAATCTCCAACGACTGACTTATCTATTCGAGTCTGCTTTGGTCCATTTTCCGAGGAGCTACAAGCTATGGAAAGCATACCTTAGCATGCGCACATACTATGTCCTGGGGAAAGCAACGAAACAAAAGCGATCGGGTGCACGGAAAAAATACGCTACAATGCAAGAGATGATCGAGGAGGACGAATTTGACGCCGAGTCCTGGGAAGGTGGGCTGAATGGTGTTGTTGGCTGGGAAGAGTGGAAGGCACTTGTGGGTGTCTATGAGCGTGCATTGATGTGGCTTCCAACG ATGCCTCGCTTATGGCTCAACTACCTAACCATATTCAACCACCCCTGCCTCCCACCTGGGTTTTCCAAAACTCACGTTCGAAGAACTTACGACCGCGCGCTTAGAACGCTCCCTCCATCACTCCACAACCGTATCTGGCCGCGGTACCTCATATGGGCCGAACGTACGGGCGGGCCAACCACCGTGGCTGTCTTCAGGCGGTACATTGCCGTAGACCCGTCGATGACAGAACACTACACCAAACTGCTAATCGAAATGAAGCGCCCCTTGGAGGCTGCCAAGCTCCTTTTGGGACTTGCACGGAAAGCAGCGAGGGGAGAGTACGAGAGTCCAGAGGGCAAAAGTCCATACCAGCTGCTCGGGGAATGGCTCGATGTTGTGGAAGCTTGGGCCGAAGACGTCGGTCTTGACCCCGATGAAATCAAACCAGCGGAAGAACCCTCCAAgaaagaggaagaaaaggTCGAACCGGTTTCATCCACTGGGACGTTGATACGTTTGGCAGGACCTATGATACCAGCAGACGGCTCTGGAAAACCAGCAGAAACACGACTATACGATCCAGACGAAGATCCCACAAACACCCAAAAACTTGACATTGAGAAGATCATTCACAAAGATGGTCTGGAAATGTACAAAGACCAAGCTGGGAGACTCTGGACTGGATTGGCGACATATTGGATCAAGAGGGGTGAATTCGATCGG GCTACGGAAACTTTCGAAAAGGGCATGGCCAGTGTTCTCACTATTCGAGACTTTACACAGATCTTTGATGCATACGCTGAATTCTGCGAAACACTCATTTCTGCATTGATGGACGAGCTGGCTTCCCCTGAAGAC GACGAAGATACAGCCGAAACCGAAGCAGAACTCGATACCCGCATGCGCGCGTTTGAAAAACTCATGGACAGGCGGCCGTTCCTCGTAAACGATGTCCTCCTACGACGCAATCCAAACGACATACAAGAATGGGAGAAGAGAGTGGCGCTCTGGGGTGCAGATGACGAGAAG GTGGCAGAAACGTACACCACAGCTCTCAAGACCATCAACCCTAAGAAAACAACCGCCAACGCACACCAACTCTATGTCAACTTTGCGAAATTCTACGAATCGGGCGGGGTCGAGGGGCAGAACCCCAAGGACCTCGAGTCGGCCCGGCGGGTTTTGGAAAAGGCGACCAAAGTGGAGTTCAAGCATGTGGACGAATTGGCAGAGGTCTGGATCGAATGGAGTGATATGGAGATTCGAAACGA GAACTTTGATGAAGCGATACGCGTTATGCAGCGTGCCACGGCCATACCGAAAAACGTGAAGATCAACTATCATGATCAG TCATTACCAGTACAAGCACGCCTTTTCAAATCGCTCAAGCTCTGGTCGTGCTATgtagatttggaagaagcgATAGGGACCGTAGAGAGCACGAAAGCGGTGTACGACAAGATGTTGGAATTGAAGATTGCTAATGCTCAA GTGATTGTGAATTATGCAAGCTTTTTAGAGGACAACAACTACTTTGAAGATAGTTTCAAG GTTTACGAACGAGGAGTCGAGCTATTCACCTTCCCAATTGCCTTTGAACTTTGGAATATTTACTTGGCCAAGTTCATCAAGCGATAT GGTGGCTCAAAACTCGAACGTGCGCGAGACCTGTTCGAACAAGCGCTCGAAAAATGTCCAGAAAAGCATTGCAAGCCCTTGTTCCTTATGTATGCCCAGctggaagaggaatacggACTGGCGAAACGTGCGATGGATATATACGATCGTGCGACGCGGGTCGTTCTCGATCAGGACAAGTTCGAT ATGTTCACAATCTACATCGCAAAAGCCTCTTCTCTCTACGGCCTCCCGGCAACGCGCCCGATCTACGAACGAGCACTCCAAGTCCTCCCAAACAAACAAACCGCCGAACTCTGTCTCCGTTTCGCCCAGCTCGAGCGCAAACTCGGCGAAATCGACCGCGCGCGAGCAATCTATGCGCACGCCTCGCAATTCTGCGACCCTCGCACGAGCACCGAGTTTTGGAAAGCGTGGAACACGTTCGAGATCGAGACCGGGTCGGAGGATACGTTTAGGGAGATGCTCAGGATTAAGAGGAGCGTGCAGGCGCAGTATAACACCGAGGTCTCTTTCTTGGCTGCTCAGGCCCAAGGAGCGAAGAAGGCTGCGCTGGAGAAGGAGCTGGCGACCGCCAAGACGGACGCGATGGCTCAGGTTGAAGCCAAGACTGCGCCATCGTTCGTTGCTGGTAAAAAGGATGTGCCTGCGAATGGGCAAGAGAACGGAGAAGGGAATGCGGATGAGATCCAGATTGACGATGAGGAGTTTTGA
- a CDS encoding DNA/RNA non-specific nuclease — translation MPSSAIAHIAVFSVGAALGAGIAAGVASRKHAKNISVAPPSESSSQIAGSAPLQLQGPLIQASNTRAHGVLQLAPTVPSDVLRYGNPGPISDLIVRKAYVAGYDRRLRHPAWTAEHLTLSSLSKSASKGDRSKSEFKEDQSLPVSFRARLQDYFRSGYDRGHMVPAADAKEAMDETFLLSNIAPQVGRGFNQHYWAYTEDWCRRLTNTFQDVFVFTVPLYLPKQDQDGKYRVTYEVIGSPPNVSVPTHFAKVVLGSRPSSPSTPQLTELSLGAFVLPNSEIPDDTPLTKFVVPVETVERAAGLVLFSDDIKQSSKHICQTAQCEVIVRRFDDAQRQTRRALPAPK, via the exons ATGCCATCTTCAGCGATTGCCCATATTGCTGTCTTCTCGGTTGGTGCGGCATTGGGTGCTGGAATCGCAGCAGGAGTCGCGTCAAGGAAACATGCCAAAAATATAAGTGTTGCACCACCAAGCGAAAGTTCTTCTCAGATCGCCGGCTCAGCGCCTCTGCAACTGCAAGGGCCTCTCATCCAAGCATCAAACACGAGAGCGCATGGAGTACTACAGTTGGCACCTACAGTGCCGTCCGATGTGCTACGTTACGGAAACCCAG GTCCCATCTCCGATTTGATTGTACGCAAAGCATATGTCGCCGGGTACGACAGAAGGCTGAGGCATCCAGCATGG ACCGCAGAGCATCTTACGCTCTCTTCGTTATCCAAGTCAGCGTCTAAAGGAGACCGTTCAAAATCTGAATTCAAAGAAGATCAGAGTCTCCCTGTGTCTTTCCGTGCGCGGCTTCAAGACTACTTCAGAAGTGGGTATGATCGAGGACACAT GGTTCCTGCTGCAGATGCCAAA GAGGCAATGGATGAGACATTCCTTTTATCTAACATCGCACCTCAAGTAGGCAGAGGGTTTAATCAGCACT ACTGGGCATACACCGAAGATTGGTGCCGACGACTTACTAATACATTCCAGGACGTATTTGTCTTTACCGTCCCACTTTACCTACCCAAACAAGATCAGGACGGAAAGTATCGCGTC ACTTATGAAGTGATTGGAAGCCCACCAAACGTCTCTGTTCCAACTCACTTTGCAAAAGTTGTACTGGGTTCTCGCCCATCCTCGCCTTCAACACCTCAATTAACTGAACTTTCCCTTGGAGCGTTTGTGTTACCAAACTCAGAAATCCCAGACGACACACCATTGACAAAGTTCGTTGTCCCTG TGGAAACAGTTGAAAGAGCGGCAGGTCTGGTATTGTTTTCGGACGACATTAAACAGTCGTCCAAACACATCTGTCAAACGGCCCAATGCGAGGTCATCGTTCGTCGATTTGATGATGCACAGCGGCAAACGCGAAGAGCTCTCCCTGCGCCTAAGTAG
- a CDS encoding RNA polymerase III subunit RPC82 helix-turn-helix domain-containing protein, producing MVTAADLGIVEAAHAADSEYILRQYSTRGYQSLSLIAPIAYTGYALARRRPWSIQQTLRATWMGGLGGAVAGAGTGWAWATSSSPERVHRVRVKMAYDRSLLRLNDHATIGMLLGAMLTPAIFLKRARVLDLLLGGAGFGTSAGMMVHWWRSITESDPQVPSSPVKPTPVA from the exons ATGGTCACTGCTGCTGACTTGGGAATAGTTGAAGCGGCGCATGCGGCAGACTCGGAATATATCCTCCGACAATATAGCACAAGAG GATACCAATCTTTATCTCTCATTGCACCCATTGCATACACTGGGTATGCCCTTGCACGGCGAAGACCCTGGTCAATTCAGCAAACACTTCGTGCAACGTGGATGGGTGGATTGGGCGGTGCCGTCGCTGGAGCAGGTACAGGATGGGCTTGGGCTACGTCCAGTAGCCCCGAAAGAGTACATAGGGTCAGGGTCAAGATGGCATATGAC CGTAGCCTCCTTCGATTGAATGACCACGCAACGATTGGGATGCTCTTGGGTGCAATGTTGACACCTGCTATATTTCTTAAGCGGGCACGGGTGCTCGACCTTCTCCTAGGTGGCGCTGGCTTTGGGACATCTGCTGGTATGATGGTACATTGGTGGCGATCCATCACCGAATCGGATCCCCAGGTACCATCCTCACCTGTAAAACCTACACCCGTTGCATAG
- a CDS encoding DNA-directed RNA polymerase III subunit C3 — translation MAGKETARLCEKIVHSHFGPIAGKVAGTLLNRGRLQLPTLIRFTGLKPSLVRAAVIALIQHNLVWHAEDAIEGEVVEIDWEECIARQRFGKILAITKEKFGVPGQAIISIILDHGKLRLPDILRLLNKSDNQKESEAYIKVALELLTSSHLRVSTPASHISPRDKLIRYEAEERKKHVGIVAPKDSRQFRITAEVRIRREREEAEAPSVGLIKRKAKNKENKEGGSGRSKKRQVVEEDVIDPEAYLKVNYAKFNIHIRSQLIVAAAREKYNDEAAAVLKGILQVCEPKMTQLDEIRSDPIPTNQISQQIPENAHLERGLYLKGSGVGTSVIREFISILACADNPTTWGVASAFLSISGSGGGGGGGKVAVEFEAISRRLKRGVVEGAVRDRWGDHACRILRVLDEKGKLHEDHIAKIAMLAPNDVRVLVNTLNTANIVALQEVPKSADRQPARTIYLWYIDSARANATILASLHGTLANIVERLDVEKERVQSILDKRDRSDIAGDESRLNRGEREDLKEWEMKRDKLLVLTHRVEEAAFVLGVLPSVFDPETK, via the exons ATGGCGGGCAAGGAAACAGCACGGCTATGTGAGAAAATTGTCCATTCTCACTTTGGTCCGATCGCGGGG AAAGTCGCTGGTACTTTGCTGAACCGAGGCCGGCTACAGCTCCCGACTCTTATCCGTTTCACTGGGTTGAAGCCAAGTTTGGTTCGAGCAGCTGTCATTGCTCTTATTCAGCACAACCTGGTTTGGCATGCCGAGGACGCGATAGAAGGGGAAGTTGTCGAAATAGACTGGGAAGAGTGCATTGCGCGCCAACGCTTTGGGAAAATCCTCGCTATCACAAAGGAGAAGTTTGGGGTACCG GGTCAAGCGATCATATCTATCATCTTAGACCATGGTAAACTGCGGCTGCCGGACATACTCCGACTATTGAACAAATCCGACAACCAAAAAG AGTCGGAAGCCTACATTAAAGTTGCGCTCGAACTGCTCACATCGTCTCACCTTCGGGTATCAACTCCTGCGTCGCACATATCACCACGAGATAAACTCATTCGGTACGAGGCCGAAGAGCGCAAGAAACATGTCGGAATTGTGGCTCCGAAAGACTCCCGACAGTTTCGTATCACGGCAGAGGTACGGATTCGAAGAGAGCGGGAAGAAGCGGAGGCACCGTCTGTTGGGTTAATCAAAAGAAAGGCGAAAAATAAAGAAAACAAGGAAGGAGGCAGTGGGAGATCCAAAAAG CGGCAGGTTGTGGAAGAGGACGTCATTGAT CCCGAAGCATATCTCAAAGTGAACTATGCTAAATTCAACATTCATATCCGGAGTCAA TTGATTGTAGCAGCTGCACGAGAGAAGTACAATGACGAAGCAGCAGCCGTTCTCAAAGGAATTCTCCAAGTGTGCGAGCCCAAAATGACGCAGTTGGATGAAATCCGTTCCG ACCCCATACCTACCAATCAAATTTCGCAACAGATTCCTGAGAACGCTCATTTGGAACGAGGGCTCTACCTTAAAGGTTCTGGCGTTGGAACATCTGTCATACGCGAATTTATATCGATACTTGCATGCGCGGACAATCCCACCACATGGGGGGTAGCAAGTGCGTTCCTGAGCATCAGTG GCAGCggcggaggaggaggaggaggaaaggTTGCCGTCGAGTTTGAAGCAATTTCAAGAAGGCTGAAGCGTGGAGTAGTAGAAGGTGCTGTCCGCGATCGCTGGGGTGACCACGCGTGCCGAATACTTCGTGTCTTGGACGAAAAAGGAAAACTTCATGAAGATCAT ATCGCGAAAATTGCAATGCTTGCGCCTAATGATGTGCGCGTTCTCGTGAATACCCTTAACACGGCGAATATCGTCGCCCTTCAAGAAGTTCCTAAATCTGCAGACCGACAGCCAGCGCGGACAATTTATCTGTGGTACATTGATTCTGCACGAGCTAATGCGACAATCTTGGCCTCGTTGCATGGAACTCTCGCGAATATCGTCGAGAGGCTTGACGTAGAAAAAGAGCGCGTGCAGTCGATTCTGGATAAACGAGACAGAAGCGATATTGCAGGGGACGAAAGTCGACTCAATCGAGGCGAAAGAGAAGATTTGAAGGAATGGGAAATGAAACGTGATAAACTTCTAGTACTCACGCACCGGGTCGAAGAGGCAGCGTTTGTTCTTGGCGTACTTCCATCCGTGTTCGACCCCGAAACGAAGTAA